In the genome of Candidatus Campbellbacteria bacterium, one region contains:
- a CDS encoding alanine--tRNA ligase, translating to MPSQEIRKRFLEFFAKRGHAIIPSASLVPEGDASTLFTTAGMQPLAPYLLGALHPKGKRVVNIQKCVRTGDIDDVGDNRHLTFFEMLGNWSFGDYFKKEAIAWSYELLTSKDEGFGLDSQRLYVTCFEGNDDAPQDTESFETWKDAGVSEEHIFFLGADDNWWSPGDNGPSGPDTEMFYDLKPEQGEIVGHDAFVRATNTGRVVEIWNDVFMEYERRDGKVIEKLVQQNVDTGAGLERLATVLQGKQNVFETDLFAPLMEVTPKGDEQKQRIIADHIKAAVFMIADGVTPSNTDRGYVVRRLIRRAATKAFSLDSDYGSKNFNVLAQVVMDLYPVYMNKSQQEAVKEVISLEIRKFRATIEKGLMEEKKGTDPFVLFTTYGIPFEVTQELARERGEERNEMEFREKMKKHQEVSRAGAEQKFKGGLADADSPEVVRLHTATHLLNQALYDVLGEHVSQKGSNITPERLRYDFSHPQKMTDEERKRVEEIVNEKIKDSMPVHQVMLSRDEAEATGARHAFNEKYGDTISIYYIGDSLEGAYSKEFCGGPHVHNTSELGYFKIIKEEAVSSGVRRIKAVLE from the coding sequence ATGCCCTCACAAGAAATTAGAAAACGATTCCTAGAATTCTTTGCAAAGCGGGGTCACGCCATCATTCCGTCTGCCTCCCTTGTCCCTGAGGGAGATGCTTCAACGCTATTTACGACTGCGGGCATGCAACCACTTGCGCCGTACCTTCTCGGCGCACTACATCCAAAAGGAAAACGGGTTGTCAATATTCAAAAGTGTGTGCGTACGGGAGATATTGATGATGTGGGTGATAACCGACACCTTACTTTTTTTGAAATGCTCGGCAACTGGTCATTTGGCGACTATTTTAAAAAAGAAGCAATCGCATGGAGTTATGAATTACTTACGTCAAAAGATGAGGGGTTCGGATTAGATTCTCAACGTTTGTACGTGACGTGTTTTGAAGGCAATGATGATGCGCCACAAGATACTGAATCGTTTGAAACATGGAAAGATGCCGGCGTTTCCGAAGAGCATATCTTTTTCTTAGGTGCAGATGACAACTGGTGGAGTCCTGGAGACAATGGTCCTTCTGGCCCTGATACTGAAATGTTTTATGACCTGAAACCAGAGCAAGGAGAGATTGTTGGACATGATGCATTTGTGAGAGCAACCAATACCGGGCGCGTTGTTGAGATTTGGAATGATGTGTTTATGGAATATGAGCGTCGTGATGGAAAAGTTATTGAAAAACTTGTACAACAAAACGTAGACACAGGCGCAGGACTTGAGCGTCTTGCAACCGTCCTACAAGGAAAACAAAATGTGTTTGAAACTGACCTGTTTGCACCGCTTATGGAGGTTACTCCAAAAGGCGATGAGCAAAAACAACGTATAATCGCCGACCATATTAAGGCTGCTGTTTTTATGATTGCTGACGGCGTTACTCCTTCAAATACAGATCGTGGATATGTGGTTCGAAGACTTATAAGAAGAGCTGCAACAAAGGCATTCTCCTTAGATTCAGATTATGGCAGTAAAAATTTTAATGTTCTTGCACAAGTAGTGATGGATCTATACCCAGTATATATGAACAAGTCTCAACAAGAGGCCGTAAAAGAAGTAATCAGTCTTGAGATTCGTAAGTTCAGAGCCACTATAGAGAAAGGGCTTATGGAAGAGAAAAAGGGGACAGACCCATTTGTACTTTTTACAACATACGGCATTCCATTTGAAGTTACGCAAGAACTTGCGCGCGAGCGAGGTGAAGAAAGAAACGAAATGGAGTTCAGGGAGAAGATGAAAAAACACCAGGAGGTGTCCCGTGCAGGTGCTGAGCAGAAATTCAAAGGCGGGCTCGCCGACGCCGATTCGCCGGAGGTTGTCAGACTCCACACAGCAACACATCTTCTCAATCAAGCACTCTATGATGTGTTGGGTGAACACGTGTCTCAAAAGGGAAGTAACATTACACCTGAGCGCCTTCGGTATGACTTCTCACATCCTCAAAAAATGACCGACGAAGAAAGGAAACGCGTTGAAGAAATTGTGAATGAAAAAATCAAAGACAGTATGCCCGTACACCAAGTGATGCTGTCGCGTGACGAGGCGGAAGCAACAGGCGCACGTCATGCATTCAATGAAAAATATGGGGACACTATCTCCATCTATTACATCGGCGATTCACTTGAAGGTGCGTATTCAAAAGAATTCTGCGGTGGTCCACATGTACACAACACAAGTGAACTCGGCTACTTTAAAATAATAAAAGAAGAAGCTGTTTCATCTGGCGTACGGCGAATTAAAGCAGTGCTTGAGTAG